Proteins from a genomic interval of Pantoea deleyi:
- a CDS encoding DUF2231 domain-containing protein, producing MRNTLGRSAFAVTLYALLEPVPLGFFVAAWLFDILYMQTFVLFWTDAAGWLIALGLILAIVPRIIALVYLFRGSDSAEKGHFWLWLVAIVIAIVNAFIHSRDAAAVIPLGVTLSTLVVALLLLANVQLALRHRSA from the coding sequence GCGTTTGCCGTGACGCTTTATGCTCTGCTGGAGCCGGTACCGCTGGGCTTTTTTGTCGCGGCCTGGCTGTTCGATATTCTCTACATGCAGACCTTTGTGCTGTTCTGGACAGATGCCGCAGGCTGGCTGATTGCGCTGGGGCTGATCCTGGCTATCGTGCCGCGCATCATCGCCCTGGTCTATCTGTTCCGCGGCAGCGACAGCGCAGAAAAGGGCCATTTCTGGCTCTGGCTGGTCGCGATCGTCATCGCCATCGTCAATGCGTTTATTCATAGCCGTGATGCGGCCGCGGTCATTCCGCTGGGCGTTACGCTTTCGACGCTGGTGGTAGCGCTGCTGCTGCTGGCGAATGTGCAACTTGCGTTACGCCACCGTAGCGCTTAA